The proteins below come from a single Rhizobium tropici CIAT 899 genomic window:
- a CDS encoding glycosyltransferase family 2 protein — MFSLIVCTIDRFDQLERLFRSLTQQSHKDFEVVVVDQNADDRLRTLIDSFSSSFTIRHIRSPKGLSRARNNGMVVAAGDYICFPDDDCWYEAETLSTAAALFSAHPELAIVTGRTLDAEGLASVSPTGETRLALTRWNYLKCGNSNGIFVRRAALSDIGGFDENLGVGSESPFQSGEEADFLLRALGAGRQAMFFPELIVHHDQVTSEYGPRQVERARKYGRGFGALMRKQAFPLYYVGYRLFRPVAGWLAALARFNVEAARYKRAWLMGILEGYAAWPRWRRS, encoded by the coding sequence TTGTTCAGCCTCATCGTCTGCACGATCGATCGGTTCGATCAGCTGGAGCGGCTATTCCGTTCGCTGACCCAACAGAGTCATAAAGATTTCGAGGTTGTTGTCGTCGATCAGAATGCCGACGACCGGCTGCGGACGCTGATCGACAGCTTCTCCTCTTCCTTCACGATCCGTCACATCCGTTCGCCGAAGGGACTTTCGCGGGCGCGCAACAATGGCATGGTCGTCGCGGCAGGCGATTACATCTGCTTTCCCGATGATGATTGCTGGTATGAGGCCGAGACGCTTTCGACAGCAGCGGCACTGTTTTCGGCCCATCCAGAGCTCGCGATCGTCACCGGCCGCACGCTCGATGCCGAGGGTCTCGCTTCCGTCAGCCCAACAGGCGAGACGCGGCTGGCGCTGACGCGCTGGAACTACTTGAAGTGCGGCAATTCCAACGGCATCTTCGTCCGCCGCGCCGCGCTTTCCGATATCGGCGGTTTCGACGAGAATCTTGGGGTCGGTTCGGAATCGCCGTTCCAGAGCGGCGAGGAGGCAGATTTCCTGCTGCGCGCGCTCGGCGCCGGCAGGCAAGCGATGTTCTTCCCGGAATTGATCGTCCATCACGATCAAGTCACCAGCGAGTATGGGCCGCGGCAGGTAGAGCGAGCCCGCAAATATGGGCGCGGCTTCGGCGCTCTGATGCGCAAGCAGGCGTTTCCGCTGTATTATGTCGGCTACCGGCTGTTTCGCCCGGTCGCCGGCTGGCTGGCGGCGCTGGCGCGTTTCAACGTCGAGGCGGCACGCTACAAGCGCGCCTGGCTGATGGGTATTCTGGAAGGTTACGCCGCCTGGCCACGCTGGCGCAGAAGCTGA
- a CDS encoding glycosyltransferase family 4 protein, translated as MTSAVADIQVNKHTGPLIVHVVRQFLPNKGGLEDVVANLCRQLVSRGYRVRVVTCNSLFSDPGRKLAEHETIDGIEIVRIPWSGSSRYPLAPKVFRHLADADLVHVHAVDFFFDALAWGKLMHCRPMVATTHGGFFHTQKYAAIKKVWFNTATRLSALGYASLICCSQSDARLFSQIAESRVHLIENGADVSKFSNCAALEARRRMVTIGRFSVNKRLDHLLDVMKVLAARHDDWHLDIVGAESDLDRAMLENEIAARNLTRNVALHVSIDEGSIRNIIARASLFASASEYEGFGLVAIEAMSAGLLPVLNVNEAYKAMAETHPALMLADFADPEAAADTLTAAFERLEADDLSLRQELLRDARAYAWNEVAQRYMDVYAETLTPRGKSPQLLRQRGQAA; from the coding sequence ATGACATCGGCTGTTGCGGATATTCAGGTAAACAAGCACACCGGGCCGCTGATCGTGCATGTCGTGCGCCAGTTCCTGCCGAACAAGGGCGGCCTGGAAGACGTCGTTGCCAATCTCTGCCGCCAGCTGGTTTCCCGCGGTTATCGCGTGCGCGTCGTCACCTGCAACAGCCTGTTTTCCGATCCCGGCCGGAAGCTCGCGGAACACGAAACCATCGACGGCATCGAGATCGTCCGTATTCCCTGGTCAGGCTCCAGCCGCTATCCGCTGGCGCCGAAAGTCTTCCGCCATCTGGCCGATGCCGACCTCGTGCATGTTCACGCCGTCGATTTCTTTTTCGACGCGCTGGCCTGGGGCAAGCTGATGCACTGTCGGCCCATGGTCGCCACCACCCATGGCGGCTTCTTCCACACGCAGAAATATGCAGCCATCAAAAAGGTCTGGTTCAATACCGCAACGCGGCTGTCCGCGCTCGGCTATGCCTCTCTCATCTGTTGCAGCCAGTCCGACGCGCGCCTGTTCTCCCAGATCGCCGAGAGCCGCGTGCACTTGATCGAAAACGGTGCCGATGTCAGCAAGTTTTCAAATTGCGCCGCCTTGGAAGCACGCCGCCGCATGGTCACCATCGGCCGATTCTCCGTCAACAAGCGGCTCGATCATCTTCTCGACGTCATGAAGGTGCTGGCGGCCCGCCATGACGACTGGCACCTCGATATTGTCGGCGCCGAGTCTGATCTCGATCGTGCGATGCTGGAAAACGAAATTGCCGCCCGCAATCTGACGCGCAATGTCGCACTGCATGTGTCGATCGACGAGGGCTCGATCCGCAACATCATCGCCCGCGCCTCGCTCTTCGCTTCAGCTTCAGAATATGAAGGCTTCGGCTTGGTGGCGATCGAAGCGATGAGCGCCGGCCTGCTGCCGGTGCTGAACGTCAATGAGGCCTATAAGGCGATGGCCGAAACCCATCCGGCCCTCATGCTCGCAGATTTCGCAGATCCGGAAGCGGCCGCCGATACCCTGACCGCAGCCTTCGAGCGCCTAGAGGCCGACGATCTGAGCTTGCGGCAGGAATTGCTGCGGGACGCCCGCGCCTATGCCTGGAATGAAGTCGCCCAACGCTACATGGATGTCTATGCCGAGACGCTGACGCCGAGAGGCAAATCGCCTCAGCTTCTGCGCCAGCGTGGCCAGGCGGCGTAA